CTGTAAACAATGAAACAATTGCTGTCACCGCTTTCAGGATGCCTGATAGCCAATATGTAGGATGCCATAATGTCCAGATTTCGGCAATATGTGTTGTGCCACAAAAAATTATAAAAGCCGCAAATAATAAAAATATCCACGAAAAAGGTAAATCTTGCCGTTTGCGAACGAAGTAGAACAAAGTTAAGGGAATCGAATAGTAAGCCAGCGCAATGACTGCATCAGAAATTATATGCAGCCAAACTAACCCAGGTTGCCATAGATAACAGTGACCATGAGGAATAAATAAGCGATCGCTAAATAAATTTACTATAAAATCTTGCATACCACACAAAACTAAGCTGGCAGAAATAATCAACCTCTTATATAAATTAGATTATCAACTTTTAAACAGATAAATTTATTGTTAATCTCTGCGCCTCTGCGTAAAATTAAAATTTTTGTGCAAGATATCTATTTTGTATTTTTATCTAAAATAAAAACCACAGATGAGTATCCATCTGTGGTCTAATTCTGGAAAAATCTGGTTTTATTTAACGTGAATTCAATGAGTGCTTTTTGACCTCACCCCCAGCCCCTCTCCTTGTAGGAGAGGGGAGTAAAACTACTCCTCCTTCTCCTTTTAGGAGAGGGAGGCTGGGAGGGGAGAGGTCTGTCGAACTCACGTTTATTTAATATTTTGATATCTTCCTAAAGCTATTAAAGGAAAATACTGCTGATACATATGATATTTGAGATAAAAATGACAGGGGAAGCCAGTACCAGTAAAGTCGGCTTCAAACCAAGTACCGTCTGATTTTTGTGTTGATACTAGATAATTAACCCCGCGTTCAATTGCTGACATTGCAAAATTACCAGTTGCTTCACCTGCGGCGATTAATCCAATTACAGCCCAAGCAGTTTGCGATGCGGTGCTGCGTCCTTGTCCTTTGAGGCTAGGATCGTTGTAAGTGCGACAAGTTTCGCCCCAACCGCCATCAGAATTTTGACATCCGACTAACCAAGCCGCACCTTGTTCTATATTGGGCTGATACTTTTGCGGGTTAATTAAGGCTAAGGCGGAGAGAACACCGCTGGTACCGTAGATGTAATTTACGCCCCAACGCCCAAACCAACAACCTTCGGGTTCTTGTTCTGCTAGGAGGTAAGAAAGGGCGCGTTCTAGGTTGGGAGAATCTATGGAAAGGTTACAAGCACCCAACATTTCTAATACTCTAGCTGTGACATCAGCGGTGTTGGGGTCAATCATGGCTTTTAAGTCACCGTAGGGGATGAAATTCAGCCATTCTTGATCATTATCTAAATCAAACGCAGCCCAACCACCTGGGCGACATTGCATAGATGCAACCCAATTTAAAGCACGGGCGATCGCAGCTTGTTTTAAACTTTCGTTAGGCAGCTTGGCAAGGTGTAAAGCCATAACTACCACCGCTGTATCATCCACATCGGGATAAAAGCGATTGTCAAATTCAAACGCCCAAGCACCAGGTTTACCTTGACGATTTTTTACCGTCCAATCACCATAATCAAGAATTTGCTTTTGTAGTAACCATTCTCCGGCTTTGACAATCGCCGGATCATCAGGTGCATAACCAGAATCTATCAACGCCCGCATTACCCAAGCTGTATCCCACACAGGAGACACACAAGGTTGAATACAGTAGTTTTCTTCTGTTTCTATGGCAAAGTTATCAATGGCTTGAAATCCGCGTTCGACAATTGGGTCGTTTTGGCTATAACCCAAGCATTTTAACGCCAGCATAGAATTCAGCATCGCCGGAATAATCCCGCCCCAGTCACCTGTGACTTCTTGGCGTTCTAAAATCCATTTTTCGGCGGCTTTAATTCCTTCTTGGCGGAAGGGAACTAAATTCAGACTTTCAGCTAATTTAAAACCTTGATCTAATGTCAGGAATAAATCAGTCCAATCACCTTGGCGGGGTAATTCATACTGGACTTGATCAACACCTTCAACGTATAACTCATCTAAATTAATCGCTTGATCAAGTTGAAAAATAGGTTTGCTATCACACACAATTAACAGCGGGACAGTGCTAGAACGCGCCCAGCTAGACATTTCATAAATGTTGACAGGGAAAGCTGGCGGTAACAGCATAATCCACGGCGGAAGAGAAGGAATACCACGCCAGCTATAACAGCCAATCAAGGCTAAGTGTAATTTGGTAAAAATGCGAGTTTTGCTGATACCACCCCGTTGGAGAATAAAATCCCGCGCCCGTATCAAGGCTGGGTCGGTTGCGGGTACACCCAACAGCCGTAGCGCCATATATGCTTCTACGGAAGTGCTGATTTCGCCACCGTCATCATAAAAGAGTTCCCAACCGCCATGCTGCCGTTGCTGAGAACGCAAGTAGGTTTCAATTTTATGTAATGGGCGAGTTTTGTCGGTTCCCCAAATTTTATGCAGTAGAACAACTTCCGCCGTAATGGTGACATTAGATTCTAACTCCGCCCACCAGTAACCTGCGGGATATTGCATCGACAGCAGGTATTTTTGGCTGGCTGCGATCGCATCTGCAACTTGATTGACTTGTACCCTGTCTTGTGTTTGCATCAACTGAAGTATGAAGTGTGATGTCTAAAAGTATGAAAGAAAGATACCACGGATAGTTTTTCTGATTTATGAAAGGTATAAAATACCTAGGTTTAATTCTTCATCTTTTCTTTAGTCATGGTGGCAATTGTACTAGGGTTGATGGTCTTATCCTTAATCATTTGGTTAGGATTACTGAGTTTAAGGGGACAGTTTTGGCGCTTAGACCAGCAATTAGAACTCACAACTCCTCCGCTAAAATCTTTACCGAAAGTGTGTGCGGTGATTCCCGCCCGGAATGAAGCGGATGTTCTGCCTATTAGTCTGCGATCGCTGTTACTGCAAAATTATGATGGTACTTTTAATGTATTTTTAGTAGACGATCGCAGTACAGATGGCACATTTGGCTGTGCGGAAGGAGTCGCCCACGCTGTAGACAAACCCCAGCAATTGCAAATTATCTCCGGTGAACAGTTACCTGCTGGTTGGTCTGGTAAACTTTGGGCAGTTGAACAAGGTATTCAACAAGCAAAAACACTCGCCCCTGACTATTTTCTACTGACAGACGCAGATATTGAACATGATGTCAATAACCTGCGCCGACTTGTTGCCAAAGCTGAACAAGAAAATTTAGACTTGGTTTCGGTGATGGTGCGGTTGCGCTGTGATAGTCCTTGGGAAAAATTTTTAATTCCCGCTTTCGTCTTCTTCTTTCAAAAACTTTATCCTTTCCGCTGGGTGAATCATCCCCAAAATCCCACAGCAGCGGCGGCTGGTGGGAGTATCTTAATTCGGCGCACAGCTTTAGAACGAATTGGTGGTATTTCCAGTATTCGGCAAGCTTTAATTGATGATTGTGCTTTAGCTAAGGCAGTTAAATCAACTCAAGGACGTATATGGTTAGGGTTAAGTAGCTTAACTCGCAGTTTGCGGCCTTACAATTCCCTGGAAACGATTTGGGGTATGATAGCGCGGACTGCCTATACTCAATTAAATTATTCGCCTGTATTATTACTGGGAACTGTTGTAGCTATGACCTTGATTTACCTGATACCCCCTTTGGGTGTGATTATCGGTGTAATTTTAGGTAATTGGCTCATCATAATTACAGGTTTAGCTACATGGTTATTGATGGCATTAGCTTACTTTCCCATTATCCGTTTTTATCAATGCTCACCTTTATTCGCTTTTAGTTTACCTGCGATCGCCTTTCTCTACACTTTAATGACAATAGACTCCGCTATCCGTCATTGGCAAGGACGAGGGGGCGCGTGGAAAGGACGAGTTTATCCTGGTTAAATTTGCCAACTCGTCACTTTCTCACAACTCCTCGACAGCCTGTAAAATTTTATTGAAATTATCTAATTAGCTCCTCTAAGGAGGGAAACAAAATTTTCTCCGCTTGATTGCGATCGCCGCATTCTTCTGCTGGTAAATTACACATACAAGCAGCATTTGTAATGTCGGTAATTTGACCGCGCAAACATTTAACACTCTGAATCAATAAATAAGCCGCAAAAAAAGCGATTAGTGCAGCTACTAATAAACTAATAACTCCATCCGCCCATGTCCAATTTAGCCAAATAACAGCGATCGCCGCTAACACTGCACCAACAGAACTAGCGACATCCGCCACCAGATGTAGAAAAGCACCTCTGATATTTAGGTCTTGATGACTGCATCCATGTAGATAAAAAGCGTTAAAGCTGTTAATTCCCAAGCCAATCAAGGCGGTTGTCAACATGGGTAAACCCAGAATTTCAATATCGGGAGATTGCAGCCTTACCAGAGCTTCTTTGATAATCCAGCCAGCAATACAAGCTAGGCTGATCCCATTCACCAAAGCTGCCAAAATATCTAATCGATAGCGTCCAAATATATTGTGTTTGGATATGGATTGAGATAGCCAGGATGCAATTAGGGCTAGACCCAACGCTCCTACATCCGTCAGAATGTGTTCAGCATCTGCTAATAGAGACAGACTGTGGCTCCAAATTCCTACACTTAATTCCACACAAAAAAAGACACTGAGTAAAACTAAAGCAGTCCACAAAGCCTGAAATTTTTGCTTTACCTGGCTTGATTGCATTAAATCTGACCTGTGATACACCTACTGAATTTTATCTCCAATGATAAGCTATCGCAGGAGGCTGAAGGCAGGACAATAGGGTTCGGTTAAAGGGAGAAGGGACGTTGTTAAGTAAATGAGCGAAAATATTGACAGTCATTGCGAGCGAAGCGAAGCAATCCCATAAACTTTGCGATTGCTTCGCTTCGCTCGCAATGACATTAACCAAACCGTATTGGGAGGTAGGAGGCAGGAGGTAGGAGACAGAAGGAAAAGTTTTACTATTCCTGGCATTCAAGCTTTCAAGTTGTCCTAGACATATCTGACTACCGCTATATCAGTTACACATTCTCCGTCGGAAAGCATCATTCTAAGATACCTTAATACCTGAATATGCCCCCATTTAATGTATCAGTATCAAGGTTAACGGTTAAGTAAATCAGGTTTAATGAAGGGTAAACGACAGTAAAAACTGGTAGATATCATGTAACAATTATTATATTGCTCATAAAATATGGCGATCGCATCAATTAAGCTTGAGAAAATCGCCACATCACAAAAAATTAGCTAAAGATTTTGATTACGTTGAAGAAATACCCAGTTACTTATCTGTCATAGCGCTCACTTCGGTTATATCTGTCGTCTCTGTCATAGCGATCATTTCGGTTATATCTGTCGTCTCTGTCATAGCGATCGTTTCGGTTATATCTGTCGTCTCTGTCATAGCGATCGTTTCGGTTATATCTGTCGTTTCTGTTATAGCGCTCATTTCGGTTATATCTATCGTTTCTGTCATAGCGATCGTTTCTATTATTGCCAACTGCAAACTCAGCACGGCAACCATTTCGCACCCAAACCCTATTTCCTCTAAAACCCCAATTGTCCCGACAACTGGCGTTAGACAATTGTCTAACAAATCTGACTCTACCTCTACCTGGTACTGTACAAGTATTTCTCTGATTATTCTGGCTAGAACAAGTTATAATCTCTTGGGCTGAAGCCGGGGTAGAAAAGCCTAAAAGTGTACCGATGCTAACGCTGGCAGCCATAAAGGTAGCTGCAATCATAGGAAAACGTATAACCATATCAACTATTAAACTTCTTCAAGAGTTTTCAACAAGAACTATAGTAATTGTAGCGAATTCCATTAATAGGCAATTGTGCTATAAAATTTAGCTGCAAAGAATATTTGCATTCTGAAAACTATAGAATTTCATAGCTAGGTATTTATCTATATCCAAGCATTAAATATTATTAAATACATTTAAGCAACAACACTTTTTTCTAAATTAATAGTTATCTTGAACCTGACAGCAAAGTAGATTTGTGCTGCTGAGATATTTGAGCTTGTGCAAATTTAGCGGAGATATTATAAAAGGTATTTTAAAAAATAGCAGGTAAATTTGATTGAGATTTATGTAGAATTATTTGCCAATATCCTGGAATAAAATACCAAATTTAATATTTTGCTGCGGTGTGAAATATAAATAAAAAACTATCAATTGAGGAGTCTGCTATGGAACCGCTTGACCTGAAATGGATACGTAGCCAGTTTCCAGCATTAACGCAAAAAATCAACGGTCAGCCTGCTATTTTCTTCGATGGGCCAGGTGGTACTCAAGTACCTGGGGCGGTATTAGATGCGATGAATGACTATCTGGTGAGGTCAAATGCCAATGCTCATGGGTATTTTGTCACCAGTGCGCGTACAGATGCTACCATTGCCTCTGCTCGTGCAGCGATCGCCGATTTTCTGGGATGTCATAGCGATGAGGTGGTATTTGGTGCAAATATGACCACCCTCACCTTTGCTTTCAGTCGAGCAATTGGTCGAGAATTACACCCAGGTGATGAAATTATCGTAACGCGGCTAGATCATTACGCGAATGTTTCTTCTTGGTATGCGTTAGAAGAACAAGGTGCAACTATTCGCGTTGTGGATATTAATGTTGATGATTGCACCCTAGATATGAATGAACTAGAACGGTTAATTAACCCAAAAACGCGGTTAGTTGCCGTTACTTATGCTTCTAACGCTGTGGGTACAATTAATGATATTGCGGCGATCGCACGTTTGGCTCATAGCGTTGGTGCTTGGGTATTTGTTGATGCAGTCCACTATGCACCCCATGCACCGATTAATGTACATAGCTTAGATTGTGACTTTCTGGCTTGTTCGGCGTATAAATTCTTTGGCCCCCACGTTGGCATTTTGTACGGAAAAAGAGAACATTTAGAACGGTTGCAACCTTATAAAGTTAAACCTGCACCAGATGAAGTTCCCTCACGTTGGGAAACCGGAACTCTCAATCATGAAGGTTTAGCTGGAGTAGTCGCGTCGATTAACTATTTAACTAAACTTGGTTGTCATGTTTCGCCTGCAATTGATAACGAACTAGTTGCGGCTTTGATTGAAGCTGACAAAGAAGGATTACAAACATTTAGTTGTCCTCGCTTCCTCAAATCATCAGAACAAACAAGTCTTACCTCGGCTTATCACAGTCGACGTGCGGCTTTAGTTACAGCCATGTCCGCCATTCAGCAATACGAACGCGAACTAAGTCACAAATTAATTTCTGGACTGTTAGAAATTCCTGGGTTAAGCTGCTATGGCATCACCGATCTGACTCGTTTTGCTTGGCGGACACCAACAGTAGGCGTACGACTAGCTAAAAAAACCCCTGAAAGTATCGCTAAAGCATTAGGCGATCGCGGTATTTTTACATGGCATGGTCATTTCTATGCGCTAGGTTTAATAGAGAAGTTAGGTATAGAAGCTAGTGGCGGCTTACTGCGAATTGGATTAGCGCACTACAACACCGTCGAAGAAATTCATCAGTTGTTGTACATGTTGCATGAAATAGCAGCGCTTCCTGATGATTAATTCTTCTTTTAAATATGCGGGGTTATTGCAACCCCGTGAGGCTTTATGGAAAATCACATAAAATATTACGATTTAGTATTATTAGATGCCTGGGTAATTGATCCCAGTCAATCACTCAATGGGCGGTTTGATATTGCTATACGCGATGGTAAAATTGCCGCTATTTCCCAACAGTTAAAAACTTATAAATCTAAATTAAAATTTGCAGCAGGCAATTATTTAATTTGTCCTGGCTTTATCGATTTACACGTTCATGTTTATGAATGGAAGACAACATTTGGTGTACCTGCGGATGATGTGGGGATTAATGCTGGAGTAACAACAATTGTTGACCAAGGTAGTAGTAGTCCGTTTACATTTTCTGGGTTTAAATCAGATATTGTTGAGAAATCACAAACAGATGTCCGCAGTTTTCTGTTAGTTAATCATGCAGCTACCCAAACTATCGGTAACACCGTTTCCGGTTTAGAAAATCCCGAAAAAATAGATAGAGAAACCTTAATCAAAGTAGCGCAAGCTAATCCAGAGATTGTCCGTGGCTTTAAAGTACACGCTGATTCCGGCTCAATCTCACGCTGGGGAATGGGCGTACTCAAATTAGCCAGAGAAATAGGCGATCGCACTAATTTACCTTTATATGTTCACACAGGCGAATTATTTCCGGTAGACGAATCTAATCGCCCCAACCCAGAAAAGGTAGTAGAAAATGCCTTGTCATACATGAAAGCCGGAGATATTCTCGGTCACTGCTATAGTTGTCAACCAGATGGTTTGATGGGAAACCGTCATCAAGTTCCAGAATGGTTGTTTGCAGCCATTGAGCGAGGCATATTATTAGATTTAGGACACGGACTAAAATTTAGCTTTGAAACTGCACGGCGGATGATAGCCCAAGGAGTTTTACCCCACACTATTAGCAGTGACGCTCACGGTAATTTTA
This window of the Nostoc sp. HK-01 genome carries:
- a CDS encoding squalene-hopene-cyclase, encoding MQTQDRVQVNQVADAIAASQKYLLSMQYPAGYWWAELESNVTITAEVVLLHKIWGTDKTRPLHKIETYLRSQQRQHGGWELFYDDGGEISTSVEAYMALRLLGVPATDPALIRARDFILQRGGISKTRIFTKLHLALIGCYSWRGIPSLPPWIMLLPPAFPVNIYEMSSWARSSTVPLLIVCDSKPIFQLDQAINLDELYVEGVDQVQYELPRQGDWTDLFLTLDQGFKLAESLNLVPFRQEGIKAAEKWILERQEVTGDWGGIIPAMLNSMLALKCLGYSQNDPIVERGFQAIDNFAIETEENYCIQPCVSPVWDTAWVMRALIDSGYAPDDPAIVKAGEWLLQKQILDYGDWTVKNRQGKPGAWAFEFDNRFYPDVDDTAVVVMALHLAKLPNESLKQAAIARALNWVASMQCRPGGWAAFDLDNDQEWLNFIPYGDLKAMIDPNTADVTARVLEMLGACNLSIDSPNLERALSYLLAEQEPEGCWFGRWGVNYIYGTSGVLSALALINPQKYQPNIEQGAAWLVGCQNSDGGWGETCRTYNDPSLKGQGRSTASQTAWAVIGLIAAGEATGNFAMSAIERGVNYLVSTQKSDGTWFEADFTGTGFPCHFYLKYHMYQQYFPLIALGRYQNIK
- a CDS encoding family 2 glycosyl transferase translates to MVAIVLGLMVLSLIIWLGLLSLRGQFWRLDQQLELTTPPLKSLPKVCAVIPARNEADVLPISLRSLLLQNYDGTFNVFLVDDRSTDGTFGCAEGVAHAVDKPQQLQIISGEQLPAGWSGKLWAVEQGIQQAKTLAPDYFLLTDADIEHDVNNLRRLVAKAEQENLDLVSVMVRLRCDSPWEKFLIPAFVFFFQKLYPFRWVNHPQNPTAAAAGGSILIRRTALERIGGISSIRQALIDDCALAKAVKSTQGRIWLGLSSLTRSLRPYNSLETIWGMIARTAYTQLNYSPVLLLGTVVAMTLIYLIPPLGVIIGVILGNWLIIITGLATWLLMALAYFPIIRFYQCSPLFAFSLPAIAFLYTLMTIDSAIRHWQGRGGAWKGRVYPG
- a CDS encoding cation-efflux system membrane protein encodes the protein MQSSQVKQKFQALWTALVLLSVFFCVELSVGIWSHSLSLLADAEHILTDVGALGLALIASWLSQSISKHNIFGRYRLDILAALVNGISLACIAGWIIKEALVRLQSPDIEILGLPMLTTALIGLGINSFNAFYLHGCSHQDLNIRGAFLHLVADVASSVGAVLAAIAVIWLNWTWADGVISLLVAALIAFFAAYLLIQSVKCLRGQITDITNAACMCNLPAEECGDRNQAEKILFPSLEELIR
- a CDS encoding cysteine desulfurase-related protein — encoded protein: MEPLDLKWIRSQFPALTQKINGQPAIFFDGPGGTQVPGAVLDAMNDYLVRSNANAHGYFVTSARTDATIASARAAIADFLGCHSDEVVFGANMTTLTFAFSRAIGRELHPGDEIIVTRLDHYANVSSWYALEEQGATIRVVDINVDDCTLDMNELERLINPKTRLVAVTYASNAVGTINDIAAIARLAHSVGAWVFVDAVHYAPHAPINVHSLDCDFLACSAYKFFGPHVGILYGKREHLERLQPYKVKPAPDEVPSRWETGTLNHEGLAGVVASINYLTKLGCHVSPAIDNELVAALIEADKEGLQTFSCPRFLKSSEQTSLTSAYHSRRAALVTAMSAIQQYERELSHKLISGLLEIPGLSCYGITDLTRFAWRTPTVGVRLAKKTPESIAKALGDRGIFTWHGHFYALGLIEKLGIEASGGLLRIGLAHYNTVEEIHQLLYMLHEIAALPDD
- a CDS encoding deacetylase, which codes for MENHIKYYDLVLLDAWVIDPSQSLNGRFDIAIRDGKIAAISQQLKTYKSKLKFAAGNYLICPGFIDLHVHVYEWKTTFGVPADDVGINAGVTTIVDQGSSSPFTFSGFKSDIVEKSQTDVRSFLLVNHAATQTIGNTVSGLENPEKIDRETLIKVAQANPEIVRGFKVHADSGSISRWGMGVLKLAREIGDRTNLPLYVHTGELFPVDESNRPNPEKVVENALSYMKAGDILGHCYSCQPDGLMGNRHQVPEWLFAAIERGILLDLGHGLKFSFETARRMIAQGVLPHTISSDAHGNFKQMHDDSTLNYSLCGGISKLLALGLNLADAIAAVTINPSRVLKAEAELGTLKVGSIADITILKLVEGDWLFVDALEQPLKAKHKLIPIGVIRSGELIQPNRRLLRDLVAIA